A region from the Sutcliffiella horikoshii genome encodes:
- a CDS encoding MFS transporter, which produces MISLFKNWRFTRLFSGRIITNMADSIYYIAAMWLVYELGGSAFHTGLAGFLVLLPQAIQFLAGPLVDRWSLRKTLFFTQLVQGILIAIIPIAYQFNYLNITTVLIIIPLISLLNQFAYPAQTAALPLILKKDELVKGNSLFSFAYQGIDMAFNAIAGILISLLGVVTLFIIDSVIFFIAAVLFLSIRIPVNEDTDDLIPDNKHRKLKQLLKNYLLELTDGFKFVFGSIIAKLFVAIIVANFAIGATLAILPVYGDYLGGSDTYGYLMAALSAGTLIGALLGSIMGRFPLGTLTIIAFLIGFCFWISSIFMPSKTLTIILFGFAWIPLGVTNVVMNSAILGMIPQKFVARTITVAASIGTLMMPIGSLLGGYVATVLDITLVFGLLSSGFLFISIFWVLNSTLRKLPQPVKMNAEDYGLHINNQKSAQAN; this is translated from the coding sequence ATGATATCCTTATTTAAAAACTGGAGGTTTACACGATTATTTTCCGGAAGAATTATAACTAATATGGCAGACAGTATCTATTATATTGCAGCAATGTGGTTAGTATATGAATTAGGAGGATCAGCATTTCACACTGGATTAGCAGGTTTTTTAGTCTTGTTACCACAAGCAATACAATTTTTAGCAGGTCCATTGGTTGATCGTTGGTCTTTAAGAAAAACCCTATTTTTTACTCAGCTTGTTCAAGGCATACTTATAGCTATTATTCCAATCGCATATCAATTCAATTATTTAAATATAACTACAGTACTCATAATAATCCCATTGATATCTTTGCTAAATCAATTCGCTTACCCAGCTCAAACGGCTGCTTTACCTTTGATATTAAAAAAGGATGAATTAGTTAAAGGTAATTCATTATTTAGTTTTGCTTATCAAGGTATTGATATGGCTTTTAATGCAATTGCGGGTATACTAATTTCATTATTAGGAGTAGTAACGTTATTCATTATAGATTCCGTTATATTTTTTATTGCTGCCGTACTATTTTTATCAATTAGAATTCCTGTAAATGAGGATACGGATGACTTAATACCAGATAATAAACATAGAAAGCTGAAACAATTACTTAAGAATTATTTGTTAGAATTAACTGATGGATTTAAATTTGTTTTTGGATCTATCATTGCTAAATTATTTGTAGCGATAATTGTTGCAAATTTTGCAATTGGAGCAACCCTTGCTATTTTACCAGTATACGGTGACTACCTTGGTGGTTCTGATACATATGGATATTTAATGGCAGCATTATCGGCTGGAACATTAATAGGAGCTCTGTTGGGTAGTATTATGGGAAGGTTCCCCTTAGGTACTCTGACAATTATAGCATTTCTTATTGGATTTTGTTTTTGGATTAGTTCCATCTTTATGCCTTCAAAAACTTTAACAATTATATTGTTTGGTTTTGCTTGGATACCTTTAGGTGTAACTAATGTTGTAATGAATTCAGCTATATTAGGAATGATTCCACAGAAATTTGTTGCGAGAACTATTACTGTGGCAGCTAGTATTGGGACTTTAATGATGCCTATCGGTTCCCTTCTAGGAGGTTACGTTGCTACAGTTCTTGATATTACCCTGGTTTTTGGATTATTAAGTTCTGGATTTTTATTCATTTCAATTTTTTGGGTTTTGAATTCTACATTAAGAAAATTACCACAGCCCGTTAAAATGAATGCTGAAGATTATGGATTACATATAAACAATCAAAAATCAGCTCAGGCTAATTAA
- a CDS encoding DUF2269 domain-containing protein — protein MMTPRIRKFALLIHIVSTLGWIGAIACFLVLSIVGLNSENEQVVRASYLSLELITLLVIVPLSIFSLLSGLIQSLGTKWGLFRHYWVLIKLLLTLVATIVLYLQLEPISYIANVAAETILFSTDLRELRLSLVIHAVGGLLVLLVVTGLSVYKPRGMTHYGWRKQNIVRMDK, from the coding sequence ATGATGACACCACGCATCCGAAAGTTTGCACTTTTGATACATATCGTTTCTACTCTTGGCTGGATTGGAGCTATTGCTTGTTTTCTTGTTCTTTCTATTGTCGGTTTGAATAGTGAGAATGAACAGGTGGTTAGAGCATCTTACCTATCGCTGGAATTAATTACGTTGCTTGTCATTGTTCCGTTGAGTATATTCTCTTTGTTAAGCGGTCTCATTCAATCGTTAGGCACAAAGTGGGGATTGTTCCGTCATTATTGGGTTTTAATAAAATTATTGTTAACGCTGGTTGCAACTATCGTCTTGTACTTACAACTGGAGCCAATTAGTTATATTGCAAATGTAGCAGCAGAGACGATATTATTCAGCACCGACCTCCGTGAGTTAAGACTGTCCCTTGTTATACACGCTGTTGGTGGATTATTGGTATTACTTGTGGTCACAGGGTTATCGGTATACAAACCTCGTGGAATGACTCACTATGGTTGGCGAAAGCAGAACATAGTAAGAATGGATAAGTAG
- a CDS encoding HNH endonuclease signature motif containing protein: MTKNALKNAQIKVRQTIKEIQKHQSVENVWRFNTVIMGIQNYYSAASHITDDLTELNYRLHKALFNRLKELRKEATFQDFPKSLQKRYKGYECKLFKIKEMVLIPIHAQRCKVNLNFSQTICNYTTVGRDKIHKNLRAINKQTLTRVMKQFIPSRSIEYNDNRISRFIAQYGKCAVTGVELGLDEWHCHHKTPYHLTKDDSYGNLMILHKSVHLLIHLRDLEKIQVLLNSLKLNEKQLIEVNKLRKQCLNEAI; this comes from the coding sequence ATGACAAAGAATGCGCTCAAAAATGCACAGATAAAAGTAAGACAAACAATCAAAGAGATTCAGAAACACCAATCGGTTGAGAATGTTTGGCGCTTTAATACAGTTATAATGGGAATCCAAAATTATTATTCAGCAGCTTCACACATCACTGATGATTTAACCGAGCTGAACTATCGTCTTCATAAAGCATTGTTTAATCGTTTAAAAGAATTGAGAAAAGAAGCTACGTTTCAGGACTTTCCAAAATCCTTACAGAAACGGTACAAGGGATATGAGTGTAAGCTCTTCAAAATAAAAGAAATGGTACTTATCCCAATTCATGCCCAACGTTGCAAGGTAAATCTGAACTTCTCTCAAACTATTTGTAACTACACTACCGTAGGTAGGGACAAAATTCATAAAAACTTGCGAGCAATCAATAAACAAACGCTTACTCGTGTGATGAAACAGTTCATACCGAGCCGTTCCATCGAATACAACGATAACCGAATTAGTAGATTTATTGCACAATATGGGAAATGTGCTGTTACAGGGGTTGAATTAGGACTCGATGAATGGCATTGCCACCATAAGACACCGTACCATCTCACCAAAGATGATTCATACGGAAACTTAATGATATTGCATAAATCTGTACATCTCCTTATACATTTGAGAGATTTAGAGAAAATACAAGTGCTTTTAAACTCACTTAAGTTAAATGAAAAGCAACTCATAGAAGTCAATAAATTGCGAAAGCAATGTCTGAACGAAGCAATCTGA
- a CDS encoding metal ABC transporter solute-binding protein, Zn/Mn family encodes MYKRIKFLMISFIIISLISGCIADQSINEDKEYKQLTIFTTIYPLEYFTKRIGGSLVSIENIVPPGSDAHSIDLSPSEMVKVAKGDAFIYSGTGLEGFAMSIIESLEDEQVMIVNATENITLLKSSAKDQHSDDEKKHENEKSEVDPHFWLDPIRSIEVADNIKKSLVELYPEEKEIFEANFISLKRDLEKLDAEFNEMIKSAEKKKFIVSHSAYGYWEERYGLEQIGISGISPSDEPSQQQLIEIINLMGEEGLTHLFFEENLNNKVAKTVQNETGTSPLFLHNLESLSEDRREAKEDYLSIMKNNIKVLGEGLD; translated from the coding sequence ATGTATAAGAGAATAAAATTTTTGATGATATCTTTTATCATTATCAGTTTAATTAGTGGGTGTATTGCAGATCAATCAATAAATGAAGATAAGGAATACAAACAACTTACAATATTTACAACAATTTATCCATTAGAGTATTTTACAAAAAGGATTGGTGGCAGTTTGGTTTCCATTGAGAATATAGTACCTCCTGGCTCCGATGCACACTCCATTGATTTATCGCCTAGTGAGATGGTGAAAGTGGCAAAAGGAGATGCCTTTATTTATTCAGGTACAGGTTTAGAAGGTTTTGCCATGTCTATTATTGAATCTTTAGAGGATGAGCAGGTAATGATTGTAAATGCAACTGAAAATATTACGCTATTAAAAAGCTCAGCAAAAGATCAACATAGCGATGATGAAAAAAAACATGAAAATGAAAAGAGTGAAGTGGACCCTCATTTTTGGCTAGACCCTATACGTTCAATAGAAGTAGCTGACAATATCAAAAAATCACTAGTAGAATTATATCCAGAAGAAAAAGAGATTTTTGAGGCAAACTTTATTTCTTTGAAAAGGGATTTAGAAAAGCTGGATGCAGAATTCAATGAAATGATAAAAAGTGCCGAAAAAAAGAAATTTATTGTATCCCATTCTGCTTACGGATATTGGGAAGAAAGATATGGTCTTGAGCAAATAGGCATCAGTGGAATATCACCAAGTGATGAACCTTCACAACAACAGTTGATTGAAATCATTAACTTAATGGGAGAAGAAGGACTTACGCATTTATTCTTCGAGGAAAATTTGAACAATAAAGTTGCCAAAACTGTCCAAAATGAAACTGGAACAAGTCCGCTTTTCTTGCACAATTTAGAGTCACTTTCTGAAGACAGACGTGAAGCAAAAGAGGATTATCTTTCAATAATGAAAAATAATATTAAGGTGTTAGGTGAAGGTTTGGATTGA
- a CDS encoding urease accessory protein UreH domain-containing protein → MYEIMNGITNSITVPLSNVAISFKEVTLLYAFLLGIVGSMVPCQLTGNIGAITLFGKKSLDKQVAWGDVILFTLGKIVAFTSLGLLIWLFGREIQSSLTLYFPWIRKLTGPLLIAVGLFLLGYLKMNWHLPILNIAGENIKSKKWGSFLLGFSFSLGFCPTMFVLFFLSLMPVALTESYGMVLPSVFAIGTTVPILILMFLIWFFEAGGMVMKKGKRVGSIIQKVAGAFLVVLGIWDTLTYWTI, encoded by the coding sequence ATGTACGAAATTATGAATGGGATTACAAACTCCATTACAGTCCCACTTTCGAATGTTGCGATTTCATTTAAAGAGGTTACACTTTTATATGCCTTTTTGTTAGGTATTGTGGGATCGATGGTTCCTTGCCAATTGACTGGGAATATTGGGGCAATAACCCTTTTTGGAAAAAAGTCGCTTGATAAACAAGTGGCTTGGGGGGATGTCATATTATTCACTTTAGGTAAAATTGTAGCCTTTACATCTCTTGGGCTTTTAATTTGGTTATTTGGTCGAGAAATTCAGTCTTCACTGACCCTTTATTTTCCCTGGATACGGAAATTGACTGGACCGCTGTTGATTGCGGTAGGACTATTTTTATTAGGATATCTAAAAATGAATTGGCACCTCCCTATACTCAATATTGCTGGTGAAAATATTAAATCAAAAAAATGGGGATCTTTTTTGTTAGGCTTCAGTTTTTCCTTAGGATTTTGTCCGACCATGTTCGTCCTATTCTTTTTAAGCCTTATGCCGGTTGCATTAACGGAATCATATGGTATGGTTCTTCCTTCCGTATTCGCGATAGGAACTACGGTGCCAATACTTATATTAATGTTTCTAATATGGTTTTTCGAAGCTGGTGGCATGGTAATGAAGAAAGGAAAACGTGTGGGAAGTATAATACAAAAAGTTGCCGGTGCATTTTTAGTTGTTTTAGGGATATGGGATACTTTAACTTATTGGACCATATAA
- a CDS encoding cupredoxin domain-containing protein: protein MHVFYWYILLTLIMEIGIILVLSRILKKRLPSMAGMILSMTYAMTISLIVGLTFGVMYQGDLFSSTIIALFLGMVAGILAGVGLGLLTSIEGAMSGLMGGMMGAMLGEMISTKDVFFLIILLLTISVCSLLLFFVFCQSNQDQNKFNKSWYLKPLFSMVGISAYLILGFQLSHGAVKPSADHGHQHRATGTKDPKVVSVQAVNNAYTPASFVAKVGEEIILQLNNMDGVEHDIEIKGLSVKTMESSHHNLKGPLHLHALANSKNEIRFTPLEIGEYEFYCTVPGHKKAGMVGKVIVTNK, encoded by the coding sequence ATGCATGTATTTTATTGGTATATTTTATTAACATTGATTATGGAAATAGGTATAATCCTAGTACTTTCAAGAATATTGAAGAAACGATTGCCTTCCATGGCGGGAATGATTTTATCCATGACTTATGCAATGACCATAAGTTTGATAGTTGGATTGACATTTGGCGTAATGTACCAAGGGGACTTATTCAGCTCCACAATAATTGCACTATTTTTAGGTATGGTTGCTGGTATACTCGCGGGTGTAGGACTCGGATTACTTACGTCTATTGAAGGAGCCATGTCAGGTTTAATGGGTGGTATGATGGGTGCTATGCTGGGAGAAATGATTTCAACTAAGGATGTATTCTTCTTGATAATCCTATTGTTAACGATAAGTGTTTGTTCGTTATTATTGTTTTTTGTGTTTTGTCAATCTAACCAAGATCAAAATAAGTTTAATAAATCGTGGTATTTAAAGCCACTTTTCTCAATGGTAGGAATTAGTGCATACCTGATTCTTGGTTTTCAATTAAGTCATGGTGCAGTAAAACCATCAGCAGATCATGGACATCAGCATCGTGCTACTGGCACAAAAGATCCAAAGGTAGTTTCTGTTCAGGCGGTAAACAATGCTTACACACCTGCATCTTTTGTGGCAAAAGTAGGAGAGGAAATCATTCTTCAATTAAACAACATGGATGGAGTGGAACATGATATAGAGATAAAAGGCTTATCAGTAAAAACAATGGAAAGTAGTCATCATAATTTAAAGGGACCTTTGCATCTGCACGCTCTTGCAAATAGTAAAAATGAGATTCGTTTCACCCCTCTTGAGATAGGGGAATATGAATTTTATTGCACGGTTCCAGGTCATAAGAAAGCTGGGATGGTAGGAAAGGTAATAGTTACAAATAAATGA